From the genome of Vicia villosa cultivar HV-30 ecotype Madison, WI linkage group LG2, Vvil1.0, whole genome shotgun sequence, one region includes:
- the LOC131651874 gene encoding protein NUCLEAR FUSION DEFECTIVE 4-like, giving the protein MAGQSRKWMILIATIWIQAFTGTNFDFSSYSSTMKSVLKISQVQLNYLATASDMGKVFGWSSGLALMYLPLSVVMFIAAAMGLVGYGLQFLLINNVVTLPYFLVFLLCLLSGCSICWFNTVCFVLCIKNFPVNRPLALSLTVSFNGVSAALYTLAANSINPSSDQLYLLLNALVPLLTSFAALLPILRQPPLSDTHSPHAARQNSVIFLTLNILAVFTGIYLLIFASSASDEAMSRIYFSGALVLLISPLCIPGVIYARDWFRHALHSSLRVESSSFILVHVNDLELHKELLTRQNSARSVSNGDSQRLLGENRNGIQRAKSSDVNCDKFFGQDQLEMLGEEHSAAVLLKRLDFWLYYVAYFCGGTIGLVYSNNLGQIAQSLGHSTRTSTLVTLYSSFSFFGRLLSATPDYIRNKFYCARTGWLTIALLPTPIAFILLASSDSAMALDVGTALIGLSSGFIFAAAVAVTSELFGPNSLSVNHNILITNIPIGSLLYGFMAATVYDANAISAPGNKNMIISNSLVCMGRQCYFWTFIWWGCISIIGLVSSMLLFLRTKHAYDCFERHRISAQPTLS; this is encoded by the exons ATGGCAGGACAATCCCGAAAATGGATGATACTCATAGCAACAATCTGGATTCAAGCATTCACCGGAACCAATTTCGATTTCTCATCCTACTCCTCCACCATGAAATCCGTACTCAAAATCTCCCAAGTTCAACTCAACTACCTCGCAACCGCTAGTGATATGGGTAAGGTTTTTGGATGGTCTTCTGGTCTCGCTCTCATGTATCTTCCACTCTCGGTTGTTATGTTCATTGCTGCTGCTATGGGGTTGGTTGGTTATGGTCTTCAGTTTCTTCTCATCAATAACGTCGTCACTTTGCCTTACTTTCTG GTTTTTCTTCTGTGTCTGTTAAGTGGCTGCAGCATTTGTTGGTTCAACACAGTATGTTTTGTTCTCTGCATTAAAAATTTCCCAGTTAACAGACCCTTGGCATTATCACTCACTGTGAGTTTCAATGGTGTAAGTGCAGCACTTTATACACTAGCGGCAAATTCGATAAACCCTTCATCAGATCAGCTTTATCTTCTCCTAAACGCACTTGTTCCTCTTCTCACTTCGTTCGCAGCATTACTTCCAATTCTTCGCCAGCCGCCTTTATCAGATACTCATTCTCCGCATGCTGCTCGTCAGAACTCGGTTATATTTCTAACGTTGAACATTTTAGCGGTTTTTACTGGAATTTATCTTCTTATCTTTGCGTCATCGGCTTCTGATGAAGCTATGTCGAGGATTTACTTTAGTGGAGCTCTTGTACTTTTGATATCGCCGCTATGTATTCCTGGTGTTATATATGCTAGAGATTGGTTTCGTCATGCTCTTCATTCGAGCCTTCGGGTTGAAAGCTCTAGCTTCATTCTTGTTCATGTTAATGATCTTGAGCTTCATAAGGAACTCCTTACGCGTCAGAATAGCGCTCGGAGTGTCAGCAATGGAGATAGTCAACGCCTGCTTGGTGAAAATAGGAATGGAATTCAGAGGGCGAAAAGTAGTGATGTGAATTGTGACAAGTTTTTTGGGCAGGATCAATTAGAAATGCTGGGAGAAGAACACTCAGCTGCGGTTCTACTCAAAAGGTTGGATTTTTGGCTGTACTATGTCGCATACTTTTGTGGAGGTACTATTGGTCTTGTTTACAGCAATAATCTTGGACAGATAGCTCAATCTTTAGGCCACAGTACAAGAACATCGACCCTTGTCACACTGTATTCATCGTTTTCCTTCTTTGGCCGCTTGCTCTCAGCCACGCCAGACTATATTCGAAA CAAGTTCTATTGTGCAAGAACAGGATGGCTAACCATTGCACTTTTACCAACACCGATTGCATTTATCTTGCTGGCTTCATCAGATAGTGCCATGGCACTTGATGTAGGCACTGCGCTAATTGGTTTGAGCTCAGGTTTCATATTTGCAGCTGCAGTGGCAGTTACATCTGAGCTATTTGGACCCAACAGTTTGAGTGTCAATCACAACATCCTCATCACAAATATTCCAATTGGATCCCTTCTCTATGGTTTTATGGCTGCAACAGTTTATGACGCTAATGCTATCTCGGCACCTGGAAATAAAAACATGATAATCTCTAATTCACTCGTGTGCATGGGAAGACAGTGCTATTTCTGGACATTTATATGGTGGGGATGCATATCTATCATAGGATTAGTTTCTAGTATGCTGCTATTCTTAAGAACCAAACACGCTTATGATTGTTTCGAGAGACACCGTATTTCAGCACAACCGACTTTGTCTTAA
- the LOC131651875 gene encoding uncharacterized protein LOC131651875 → MAFNNKSKKYNSPNSHCNFCITLFFISLFTIPTYFILNNTTTNSKCTKLTKSFSGDLLSAEFAWNSLSFSQHNNPSPIVLKIAVFSRKWPIGTVPGGMERHAHTLHTALAHRGHQVHVFTSPSEEDETTTKTTTTRTTTLISSKGAPSSPYIHFHEGEPGKWRYNKAWELFLEENQRDQPFDVVHSESVALPHWLAKELPNLVVSWHGIALESLQSSIFQDLARLPDEPRSQDFEKGLQGVVPKILNEIRFFNKYSHHIAISDSCGEMLRDVYQIPSRRVHVILNGVDEEDFREDVELGKEFRTKIGIPSNASLVFGVAGRLVKDKGHPLLHEAFSRLITKHTNVYLIVVGSGPWENRYKDLGNQVFTLGSMNPSMLRAFYNAIDIFVNPTLRPQGLDLTLMEAMMIGKPLLASRFPSIKGSIVVDDEYGYMFSPNVDSLLEALEEVVKDGKERLVRRGNACREYANSMFTARKMALAYERLFLCIKRDTFCTYP, encoded by the coding sequence ATGGCTTTCAACAACAAATCCAAGAAGTATAATTCACCTAATTCTCATTGCAATTTCTGCATCACCCTTTTCTTCATTTCCCTCTTCACTATACCAACTTATTTCATTCTCAACAACACCACCACAAACTCCAAATGCACCAAGCTCACCAAAAGTTTTTCAGGCGATCTTCTTTCAGCCGAGTTTGCATGGAACAGCCTTTCATTTTCACAACACAATAACCCTTCGCCTATAGTTCTCAAAATTGCAGTCTTTTCTAGAAAATGGCCTATTGGAACTGTTCCTGGTGGCATGGAACGCCATGCTCACACCCTTCACACTGCTTTAGCTCACCGCGGACATCAAGTTCATGTTTTTACTTCACCCTCAGAAGAAGatgaaacaacaacaaaaacaacaacaacaagaacaacaactttAATCTCATCAAAAGGTGCACCTTCTTCACCTTACATTCATTTTCATGAAGGCGAGCCGGGTAAGTGGCGTTACAACAAAGCATGGGAACTTTTTCTTGAAGAAAACCAAAGAGATCAACCTTTTGATGTTGTTCATTCAGAAAGTGTAGCACTTCCTCATTGGCTTGCAAAGGAACTTCCAAATCTTGTTGTATCATGGCATGGCATAGCATTGGAAAGCTTGCAGTCAAGCATTTTTCAAGACTTGGCCCGTTTGCCGGACGAGCCTAGATCCCAAGATTTTGAAAAGGGGTTACAAGGGGTTGTTCCTAAGATTCTCAATGAGATAAGATTCTTCAACAAATATTCTCATCATATTGCTATTAGTGATAGCTGTGGTGAGATGTTAAGAGATGTTTACCAAATTCCAAGTAGAAGAGTTCATGTGATTCTCAATGGTGTTGATGAGGAAGATTTTAGAGAAGATGTTGAATTAGGAAAAGAATTTAGAACCAAAATTGGAATTCCAAGTAATGCTAGTTTAGTATTTGGAGTAGCCGGAAGATTAGTGAAGGATAAAGGTCATCCACTACTTCATGAAGCATTTTCAAGGCTTATAACAAAACACACTAATGTGTATTTGATTGTAGTTGGTTCTGGACCTTGGGAAAATAGGTACAAAGATTTAGGGAACCAAGTTTTTACTCTTGGATCTATGAATCCTTCTATGCTAAGAGCATTCTATAATGCTATTGATATTTTTGTTAATCCTACATTAAGACCACAAGGGCTTGATCTTACACTAATGGAGGCTATGATGATTGGAAAGCCACTTTTAGCATCAAGGTTTCCGAGTATCAAAGGTagtattgttgttgatgatgaataTGGTTATatgttttctccaaatgtggatTCACTTTTGGAAGCACTTGAAGAAGTGGTAAAGGATGGTAAAGAGAGGCTAGTGAGGAGAGGTAATGCTTGCCGCGAATATGCAAATTCTATGTTTACAGCAAGAAAGATGGCACTAGCATATGAGAGACTATTCTTATGCATAAAGAGGGATACATTTTGTACCTATCCTTGA